The nucleotide sequence AATGTCTTCACGAACCGCGCGGGCGAGATGCCGAGCCAAACCGCCGACACGAGGGCCGCCAGGAGCACGCTCGTTCCCGTCGCAGTTAGCCAGTTGAACCTGAAGACAGCGCTCTCCGGCTTGACCGGTGGCCGGATAACGGGCGGGCTGCGGAACACGTGGTTGTGCAGCGGGCCAATCTCGAAGTTGACGACCGTTCGACCCGTGAGCGCCGTCGGCTGCTCCCACCACGCCGGCGGCTTCGGGATGAGCCCTGCTTGCCGCGCCTTCGTGTCGCGATCCGCAAGGTCCTTGGGGCTCGCGCCACCGTCGAGCAGCGTGCGCACTTGCGGAATGCCCCAGAGGAACACGAATACCGACAGCAATAGCCACGGCGCCCACGCTCTCGCCATTTCGCGACCGCTAGACGCGGGAGGATGTAAAAAACGACGGAGTAAAATGTTTGAAGTGCGCGATGATTGTGATCGTGCTGCTTCCACCGGATTGGGAATCCCGCTCGGCTCATCGGGAAAGCGCCAGACGGAGCGCGGCTTCCAGAATCGCAAGAATAGGGTCATCGCCGCAAGCGAGACCAGCCCGCCCGCCACGTCCACGAGCATCGGTCCGAAAAGCTGCGAGACGGTAAACTGCACGGCCGCGAAACTTCCGCCGGCCACCAGCACGGCCGGCCACACTTCGCGCAGCCCGCGCCAGCCCGAGATCGTCACCACCATCCAGGCGGGCACCAGCATTGAGAACAGCGGCAACTGCCGCCCCGCCATGACGCTGATCACGTCGGGCGAAATGCCGGTCACCTGCCCGAGCGTGATGATCGGAATTCCCAGCGAGCCGAAAGCGACCGGCGCCGTGTTTGCCAACAGGGCCAATCCCGCCGCATAAAGCGGCGGGAAGCCGACGCCAATCATCAACGCCGATGAGATGGCCACCGGCGCGCCGAATCCCGCGCAGCCTTCCATGAACGCCCCGAAGTTGAACGCGATCAAGAGCGCTTGAATCCGCCGATCGGGCGACAGGGCCGCCACGGAACTCTTGATCTTCTCGAATTGCCCCGCCTCGACCGTCAGCGTGTACAGAAACACGGCGGCAAACACGATCCAGCCGATGGGAAACAGTCCGAAGCAGGCCCCATAGCCAGCCGCGGCCAGCGCCATTTGCTTCGGCATTCCGAAACCATAAACGGCAACGACAAGCGCCGTCGCCAATCCGGCCGCCGCCGCCTTCGGCGCCGACCAGCGCATCAGCCCAAGCAATCCCAGCAGCACCACGATCGGCAGCGCCGCCAACAGAGTCGAGATCACCTCGGAGCCGGACGGATTATAGCTCTGCGTCCAGTCCATGATGACTTTTGGAATAGCGGAGGTTGTCGTCAGGCGCCGAGCGGCGCCAGACCGAAAAGTGTACTCCTCGCGCGCCGCTTAAGAAAGTCGCCACGCGGCACCGGACGAGTATGCTAATGTCATCGCTTCCTCAGTCAACTCCTCCGTGGCACACCGGTGGTTGTAGCCTTGCCGATGTGACGCACCACGGAAAGCCGCCCGGGTCGAAAGGCTCTTTCGCCATCGCCGCGCCGCTGATACGATGCGTTGCTCAACCCCGAAGGAGCTGAAATGACCGGCCTTCGCCAACGGTTTCTCGGCCTCTGTCTGCCGCCAATTCTGTTCTGCATGACGGACTTCACCCTTACGCTGGTCGGTCAGCCAGCCGGATACTGGGAGGGTAACCGGACCGGCATTATTGAAGGCTCACCGACCTTTCACTACCTGCTGACGCTCCACCCTGCCGCGTTCGTGATCGGAGTGTTGGTCTGGATCGCGATTTTCGTCGCGCTCCTGCTCCTGCTGCCGGACACGCCGGCGTTGATTACGAGTATCGCAATTGTCCTCGGCCACACCGCGGGGACGGCGGCGTGGCTCAGGGGTAAATTCATGTTCGATTACCAAATCATTGTCGGATTGTTCCTCCTCGCCGCAGTTTC is from Pirellulales bacterium and encodes:
- a CDS encoding L-lactate permease; this translates as MDWTQSYNPSGSEVISTLLAALPIVVLLGLLGLMRWSAPKAAAAGLATALVVAVYGFGMPKQMALAAAGYGACFGLFPIGWIVFAAVFLYTLTVEAGQFEKIKSSVAALSPDRRIQALLIAFNFGAFMEGCAGFGAPVAISSALMIGVGFPPLYAAGLALLANTAPVAFGSLGIPIITLGQVTGISPDVISVMAGRQLPLFSMLVPAWMVVTISGWRGLREVWPAVLVAGGSFAAVQFTVSQLFGPMLVDVAGGLVSLAAMTLFLRFWKPRSVWRFPDEPSGIPNPVEAARSQSSRTSNILLRRFLHPPASSGREMARAWAPWLLLSVFVFLWGIPQVRTLLDGGASPKDLADRDTKARQAGLIPKPPAWWEQPTALTGRTVVNFEIGPLHNHVFRSPPVIRPPVKPESAVFRFNWLTATGTSVLLAALVSAVWLGISPARFVKTFGRTLRALARPLFTIACMLALAYVTRYSGSDATLGLAFTHTGVLYPFFAPLLGWLGVALTGSDTSSNALFGDLQKITAQQLGLSPVLIATSNSTGGVMGKMIDAQSIVVSASTTGQAGSESQILRFVFWHSLALACLMGLLVVLQAYVFTGTVPKQ